Proteins encoded within one genomic window of Eleutherodactylus coqui strain aEleCoq1 chromosome 1, aEleCoq1.hap1, whole genome shotgun sequence:
- the LOC136622021 gene encoding serotransferrin-like — protein MVMDIFLLDGVRSEAPRDSYYAVAVIKKNQEISWKQIQEYVYTGRKCCGMSAAELLRQIPKQNRICIIGADFDSKEGGNINQKCTPGYDLSANLCHLYSGWLKILPNIQCASSKKETFHDFPAAFRCVAEKGGVAIVKHNTVFENTDGKNPADWARDLKLEDFELLCPDDSRASVYEFSSCNIEEIPPGLVFTRPEKRNDVIRILSNQQSLYGRNAFQRHISQMFESSRGQDLLFSDDTQCLIKIDQKTTMKDYLGEKLYSAVSRFSQKSDILSKCI, from the exons ATGGTCATGGATATTTTCCTGTTGGACGGTGTGCGAA GTGAGGCCCCCCGAGACTCTTATTATGCTGTAGCTGTCATAAAGAAAAACCAAGAGATTTCATGGAAACAAATTCAAG AGTATGTTTACAcggggcggaaatgctgcggaatgtctgcagcggaacTTCTACGGCAAATTCCAAAACAGAATCGAATCTgcatcattggtgcagattttgactcaaaagAAG GTGGAAACATCAACCAAAAGTGTACCCCAGGGTATGACCTGAGTGCAAATCTCTGTCACTTGTATAGTGGCTGGCTCAAGATTCTGCCCAATATACAATGTGCTTCTAGCAAGAAAGAAACATTTCATGACTTCCCAGCAGCTTTCAG GTGTGTAGCTGAGAAAGGAGGTGTGGCTATTGTGAAGCATAACACAGTGTTTGAAAATACAGATG GAAAAAACCCTGCAGACTGGGCAAGAGATTTGAAGCTGGAAGACTTTGAATTGCTGTGTCCTGATGATAGTCGGGCCTCTGTCTATGAATTCAGTTCCTGTAACATTGAAGAGATCCCACCTGGCTTAGTTTTCACAAGGCCAGAGAAGAGGAATGATGTCATAAGAATCCTCAGTAATCAGCAG TCTTTATATGGAAGAAATGCATTCCAGAGACACATATCTCAGATGTTCGAGTCTTCAAGAGGGCAAGACCTTCTGTTCAGTGATGACACTCAGTGCTTGATAAAGATTGATCAGAAGACCACTATGAAGGATTATCTTGGAGAAAAGCTATACTCTGCTGTATCCCGATTTAGCCAGAAATCAGATATCCTGTCAAAATGTATATGA